The following coding sequences lie in one Hyalangium ruber genomic window:
- a CDS encoding cytochrome c has translation MVKKILIGVGALAALLAIAAGGLFFKASSTLNSPVEAPLPPIAAATDAQSIERGRHIFMNVCANCHMQDSQGRVAGGQMKDLPEVFGPIYSANLTTHPTAGIASMKDEEIARAVRYGVRRDGRRIVIMPVLGMSDEDLAAVIGFMRSGDPVFAADERAQPHPRLSLVGTLALGMSFAPVASHPASGLKAPPKGPTPEYGRYLAFEVYGCAECHSPGVAQDRHHKPEAFSGGFEFPTPAGTIFSTNITFHESGLGKWNLAQFTRALRDGVNPEGYVLRDPMIRVRGLDDADAEAMYRFLQTLPKLAAQPLPESAAPRAKASAQAAPEQLFAQLGCVSCHAEGAKFRAMLKRSVSKPTVEVAQWIRNPEAVVPGTQMPTYAELIDESQSMSLAAWVQQQAVHIP, from the coding sequence ATGGTGAAGAAAATCCTCATCGGTGTCGGCGCCCTTGCGGCTCTGCTGGCCATCGCGGCCGGTGGGCTGTTCTTCAAGGCGAGCTCGACGCTGAACAGCCCTGTCGAGGCGCCGCTGCCCCCCATTGCAGCGGCCACCGACGCTCAGTCGATCGAGCGCGGCAGGCACATCTTCATGAACGTTTGCGCCAACTGTCACATGCAGGACAGTCAGGGGCGCGTCGCCGGAGGGCAGATGAAGGATCTGCCCGAGGTCTTCGGCCCCATCTACTCGGCCAATCTCACCACGCACCCCACCGCCGGCATCGCCTCGATGAAGGACGAGGAGATCGCCCGCGCCGTGCGCTACGGCGTGCGCCGCGATGGCCGGCGCATCGTCATCATGCCCGTGCTGGGCATGTCCGATGAGGACCTGGCGGCGGTCATCGGCTTCATGCGCTCGGGCGATCCGGTGTTCGCCGCCGACGAGCGCGCCCAGCCGCACCCGCGGTTGAGCCTCGTGGGCACGCTGGCGCTGGGCATGTCGTTCGCGCCGGTGGCCAGCCACCCTGCCTCGGGGCTCAAGGCGCCGCCGAAGGGCCCCACCCCGGAGTACGGCCGCTACCTGGCCTTCGAGGTGTACGGGTGCGCCGAGTGCCACTCGCCGGGCGTGGCGCAGGATCGCCACCATAAGCCGGAGGCCTTCTCGGGGGGCTTCGAGTTCCCCACGCCGGCGGGCACCATCTTCTCCACCAACATCACCTTCCACGAGAGCGGCCTGGGCAAGTGGAACCTGGCGCAGTTCACCCGCGCGCTGCGCGACGGCGTGAACCCGGAGGGCTACGTGCTGCGCGATCCGATGATTCGCGTGCGTGGCCTGGATGACGCGGACGCCGAGGCGATGTACCGCTTCCTTCAGACGCTGCCGAAGCTGGCCGCGCAGCCCCTGCCCGAGAGCGCGGCGCCGCGCGCCAAGGCCTCCGCGCAGGCGGCTCCCGAGCAGCTCTTCGCCCAGCTGGGCTGTGTCTCCTGCCATGCCGAGGGCGCCAAGTTCCGCGCCATGCTCAAGCGCTCCGTGTCCAAGCCCACCGTGGAGGTAGCCCAGTGGATCCGCAACCCCGAGGCAGTCGTGCCGGGCACGCAGATGCCCACCTACGCCGAGCTGATTGACGAGTCCCAGTCCATGTCCCTGGCTGCGTGGGTTCAGCAGCAGGCGGTCCACATTCCGTGA